A single genomic interval of Bradyrhizobium japonicum USDA 6 harbors:
- the tenA gene encoding thiaminase II: MSFFERLKTEASAEWRAYTEHPFTDGLADGSLPEAAFRHYLAQDYLFLIEFARAYALSVYKSPKLADMREAAAGLSAILDVEMSLHVKLCAGWGLSPSDLEQTPPAVEMLAYTRYVLDAGMRGDLLALKVALAPCVIGYAEIATRLALRPDADARTNAYRIWIDEYAGVPYQEVAAKARAHLEHLADLYATPAREAELIAIFKEATRLEADFWEMGWRVGQRVE, from the coding sequence GTGAGTTTCTTCGAGCGTCTAAAGACAGAAGCATCGGCTGAGTGGCGGGCCTACACCGAGCATCCCTTCACGGACGGATTGGCAGATGGCTCGCTCCCTGAAGCCGCATTTCGTCACTACCTTGCTCAGGACTATCTGTTCCTCATCGAGTTCGCGCGCGCCTATGCGCTCTCGGTCTACAAGTCGCCCAAGCTTGCCGACATGCGTGAAGCTGCGGCCGGCCTGTCGGCCATCCTTGATGTCGAAATGAGCCTTCATGTGAAGCTGTGTGCCGGTTGGGGTCTATCCCCGAGTGACCTTGAACAAACTCCTCCGGCGGTCGAGATGCTGGCCTACACACGCTACGTGCTCGATGCTGGAATGCGCGGCGATCTGCTGGCGCTCAAGGTGGCACTTGCCCCCTGCGTGATCGGGTACGCGGAGATCGCAACGCGGCTCGCCTTGCGACCCGATGCGGACGCCAGGACGAACGCCTATCGGATTTGGATCGACGAGTACGCTGGCGTGCCATACCAGGAGGTCGCGGCGAAAGCGCGTGCGCATTTGGAGCATCTCGCCGATCTCTACGCCACGCCGGCTCGTGAGGCAGAACTGATTGCCATCTTCAAGGAAGCCACTCGGCTCGAGGCAGACTTCTGGGAAATGGGCTGGCGTGTGGGCCAGCGTGTTGAATAG
- a CDS encoding baeRF12 domain-containing protein, with product MILPTGATVAVADGQTIRLFHNTGVKPGVHLVEITAAPPQSAHSGSGARHRTGSANPDGRRLVEDDFAAATAAFLNKLSLDGTIEHLVVVSDPRTLGEMRKHFNRDLRDKILGELVKDFSRRPIEDIASLIADA from the coding sequence ATGATTCTGCCTACCGGTGCGACAGTAGCTGTCGCTGACGGCCAGACGATCCGCCTGTTCCACAATACGGGCGTGAAACCTGGAGTGCACTTGGTCGAGATCACGGCGGCTCCGCCTCAGTCCGCCCACTCGGGCTCGGGTGCGCGGCATCGTACCGGCTCTGCCAACCCCGACGGGAGGCGGCTCGTCGAGGACGACTTCGCGGCAGCGACGGCCGCTTTCCTGAACAAGCTCAGCCTGGACGGGACCATAGAACACTTGGTCGTCGTCTCCGACCCCAGAACCCTGGGAGAGATGCGCAAGCACTTCAATCGGGACCTGAGAGACAAGATCTTAGGGGAGCTCGTGAAGGACTTTAGCCGGCGTCCGATCGAGGACATCGCCTCACTAATCGCCGACGCCTGA